Proteins from one Juglans microcarpa x Juglans regia isolate MS1-56 chromosome 1S, Jm3101_v1.0, whole genome shotgun sequence genomic window:
- the LOC121247607 gene encoding uncharacterized protein LOC121247607, which yields MALLIHSTEISTLPRFICNPNPNHKYPKGFIRLRNNGKAGSGATVQVSGLAQGVCLYGQFSAPAKRGSKPSKEEEEKQNYYVNMGYAIRTLREEFPALFHKELSFDIYRDDLIFKDPLNTFSGIENYKSIFWALRFHGRIFFRALWVDIISVWQPTENVIMVRWTVHGIPRVPWESRGRFDATSEYKFDKKGKIFEHRVDNIAFNSPTKFRVLAVEELIQTLGCPSTPRPTYFEILSPPLLKRCYHY from the exons ATGGCTCTTCTCATCCATTCCACTGAAATTTCCACTCTCCCGAGGTTCATCtgtaaccctaaccctaaccatAAGTATCCCAAAGGCTTCATTAGATTGAGGAACAATGGGAAGGCTGGGTCTGGGGCCACGGTTCAGGTTTCGGGCCTGGCTCAGGGTGTGTGTTTGTACGGACAATTCTCTGCTCCGGCGAAACGAGGTTCGAAGCCGAGcaaagaggaggaagagaagcaGAATTACTATGTGAATATGGGCTATGCGATACGGACTCTCAGAGAGGAATTTCCCGCGCTTTTTCATAAGGAGCTCAGCTTCGATATCTATAG GGATGATCTCATATTCAAAGATCCGCTCAACACTTTTAGCGGCATTGAGAACTACAAATCAATCTTCTGGGCACTACGATTCCATGGCAGGATATTTTTTAGGGCTTTGTGGGTTGACATCATTAGTGTGTGGCAGCCCACAGAGAACGTAATTATGGTTCGATGGACTGTCCATGGCATTCCACGAGTCCCATGGGAGAGCCGTGGTCGATTTGATGCCACCTCAGAATACAAATTTGATAAGAAAGGAAAGATATTCGAGCACCGAGTTGACAACATTGCTTTCAACTCACCTACAAAGTTCCGTGTGCTGGCTGTGGAGGAATTAATCCAAACTCTTGGTTGCCCCTCAACCCCTAGACCTActtattttgaaattctttcTCCACCTTTGTTGAAGAGATGTTATCATTACTGA